The DNA segment AACACCAATATGGATGTGCTTGGCAATTTTGGTCGTATCGCCATGCCATTGTGTATTAACCTGTGGATGTTTTCTTAGGGCCATCGCGCAGGCTTTAATAATCATATCGTTATACGATATTTTTACATCTGGGTCACTATTTATCGCAGTTCTTGCTGAAATAGCGTTGTCCATATCAAGCTCAACCGTTAAGTAATAGTGTGGCGCGGTAAACTTAGATTCGCCTAAACGTTTGGCAATCGTCTTACGCATTTGAGAGTTTTTAACCTCTTCAAATTCTTCTTGCCCAACTGGCGTATATGCTTGTGCTCCAACTCCTGGCTGGTAATTTTCTATATCTTTCTTAACTATCCGACCGTGATCACCACTACCTTGTACTTGATTAAGGTTGATTCCTTTTTCTTCTGCCAACTTTTTAGCTAATGGAGAAACGAAAATGCGTCCACCGTCCTTGGTAGCCTGACCCGATTGTTTTTTATCTGAAGATTTTGATTTCTCTTCAGATTTGTTTTTAGAAGTATCTTTTGAAGCTTTTTCCTTTTTGTCTTCTTTGTCTTCAGACTTATCTTTAGAAGTTGAAGCATCGCCTTTCTTCGTTTCTTTTTTCTTGTCTTTTGAAGAATCTCCTCCTTTTTTGAAGTTTTTCATTACTTCTGAAACATCGGTTCCTTCCGGTCCAACAATGGCCAATAACGCATCAACTTTAGCCGTATCACCTTCTTCAATACCGATTTTAAGTAAGGTTCCTGAATAAAACGACTCAAACTCCATCGTTGCCTTGTCGGTTTCTATTTCAGCTAAAATATCACCTTCTTCTACTTTGTCGCCTTCTTGTTTTAACCAAGTAGCAACGGTTCCTTCTTCCATCGTATCACTAAGACGTGGCATCGTAATTACCTCAACGCCTTCTGGGATATTAAATTTACCAGAAATATCTTCATCAGATTCATCCTCTTCAGTATCATCGTTCTTTTCTTCTGAATTTTTCTTTTTAGACTTTTTAGAATCGTCTTTACCTTCAGATTTCTCATCATTCTCTTCTGAATCATCGTCAGAATCTTCATCCTTAGGTTTTTCCTCATTACCTTCTTCCGAAGCATCATCAGAGTCATCTTTAGATTCTCCCCCTCCATTAATTAAACCAGAAATATCTTCACCTTCTTCACCTATAATAGCAAGTAATTTATCTACCTCGGCGGTTTCACCTTCTTCAATACCAATATGCAATAAGGTCCCTTCATGAAAGGATTCAAATTCCATTGTGGCTTTGTCGGTTTCAATTTCAGCTAAAATATCGCCTTCTTCTACTTTGTCACCTTTGCTAACGAGCCACTTTGCTACGGTTCCTTCTTCCATAGTGTCGCTCAAGCGCGGCATGTTTATTACTTCTGCCATAGTCTATAATTTATGTGGTAAAAAAGGATAGTCTTCTTGTTCGTAAACCACGTCGTACATCACGTTTTTATCTGGGTAGTCTGAGTCTTCAGCAAATTTCTCGCATTCCTTTACGCGGTCCTTTACTTTTTTATTCACCTCTTTTATTTCGTCTTCAGTAGCCCACTTTTCTTCGTAAATTTTATGCAATACATACGAAATCGGGTCTTCTTCCTGCTTTTTCTTTACTTCATCCTTGGTACGGTAATGCTGTGCATCACTCATAGAATGCCCTCTGTATCGATAGGTTCTAACCTCTAAAAATGTAGGGCCATCACCACGACGAGCACGGTCTATTGCCTCATCCATTTCTTTGGCGATTACTTCAGGTTTCATACCATCAACTGGTTTACACGGCATCTCATAGCCTAAACCAAGTTTCCAAATATCAGTATGATTTGCAGTACGTGCTACGGAAGTTCCCATGGCGTATCCGTTATTTTCACAGATGAATACTACGGGTAATTTCCAAAGCATCGCTAAATTGAATGCTTCGTGAAGCGACCCTTGTCGTACCGCTCCGTCCCCCATATAAGTGAGGGTTACATTGTCTCGCTCAAAATACTTATCAGCAAAAGCAAGCCCAGCACCTAGTGGAATTTGGCCACCAACAATACCATGACCGCCATAAAAACGATGTTCTTTAGAGAAGATGTGCATAGAACCTCCTAATCCTTGAGAAGTTCCCGTTTTCTTTCCGTACAGTTCGGCCATTACTTTTTTAGGATCCACACCCATCCCGATAGGTTGTACGTGGTTTCGGTAGGCTGTTATCATACGGTCTTTTTTCAAATCCATAGCGTGCAAAGCACCTGCTAAAACAGCTTCTTGTCCGTTGTAAAGGTGTAAGAAACCTCTAACTTTTTGTTTAATATAAACCTGAGCTAACTTGTCTTCAAACTTGCGCCAGAAGAACATGTTCTCGTACCAGTCTAGATATGTTTTCTTTGTAATTTTTTTCATTGGATTGCTATACTATTCCACATAGGGAAATTAAAACACGATTAACAAAAGTACTATATTCTGAAGTTTTACAAAACACAGAAACATTAAAATACTACTAAATGTTACAGATAGCTTTTATCAAATAATAACGGCAGTAAATCTGCAATGGAATTAGCTTTAGCAACTTTACCAGTTTCGCCCATAAAATAAATAGCTATGGGTGATTCTTGCTTAATTTCGTATTCGGCAATGGCTTGACGACACGCACCACACGGAGGAATGGGTTTTGTTACTTTATGCTGTAAAGACCGTGCTGTAATAGCCATGGTTTTTATTGAACCATTAGGGTGAGTTGCACCAGCTTGATATATCGCTACGCGTTCAGCACAAAGACCAGAAGGAAAAGCGGCATTTTCTTGATTGTTACCTATTACTATTTCTCCGGAATTTAATTCTAAAGCTGCGCCAACTCTAAAACGTGAATAAGGCGCATAAGCATCTTCACGAGCTTGTTGCGCCTTATTCATTAAATTTTGAATCTCTTGTGGCAGTTCTGAAACAGAATCGTACACCTCAAGATTTATTTCAATTGTATGTTTTTTCAAATTATACGATTAATATTCGTCATACTCGTCTCCAAAGTTGAAAGTCAATCCAAAACGAAGTGTTCCTTCTAGTGGACTTCTTACTTTTGAAGTTGAGAATAAATAAGAAATATCGATATTAATAGCAGTGTATTTAAATCCTGCACCTAACGAAAGGAATTTTCTAAATCCTTTGTCCTCACTTTCGTTGAAATACCCTAGACGGAATGCAAATACATCTTGGTACCAATACTCAGCACCTAATGCCCAAGTAAATTCTTTTAATTCTTCTGAAAAACCATCTGGCGCATCCCCGAAAGAAGAGAAAATACCACTAAAGAAACTTTCATTGTAATAATCATCTTCACGATCTATAACACCATCATCGTTTGAATCGCTTGGAGTTGGCACTAACAGTTTATTAACCTCAGCACTAACGCCTATTTTATTGTATTCGTCTAAGATAAAATCGAAACCACCACCTAATGCTAAGTTGGTTGGCAGGTTGTTTTCCTGACCTGACTCGTCATATTTAAGCTTAGGACCAATGTTTGAAAAATTGAATCCACCTCTCCAACGACCATCAAAATCGTTGTAAGGAATTTCCTCACTTTGGTAATAACCAGCTACATCTACTGCAAAAGTATTAGCAGCATTCGCATCTGCAACTGATGTTTGTAATTTAAGATCGGAACGAATATACCTACCAGCAATACCCATAGAAAAACGATCACTCAAACGAAGTGAATATGATACATCGAACATTAATTCATTAGGCTTAACTAATAAAGGTTCTTGATCTGCTGTCTCTCTTAATTCAATTTCACCATTACTAAAGTAACGAAAACTAGCACCAACAGCACTACGCTCATTTAATCTGTTGTAATAAGTTATGTTTCCTAAAAAGATATCGTTTACCAATTTGCTTAAGTATGGTGTATACGTTACTCCAATTCCTTGTTTAGAAATAGCAAAAGCATATTTAGCGGGGTTCCACTGCTGCGAAAAAGCATCAGCAGAAGTTGTTACACCAATATCTCCCATACCTGCTGAACGTGCATCACCAGATATAAGCAAAAAAGGAACACCTGTTGTAATTACCCGTTGCGTGGTTACATCTTCGTCTTGGGCAACAGCATTGTAGGATAATAAAACGATTAAAAAAGGTAAAAATATTTTCTTCATGAGGTTCTAATTTTGGTCAAATATAAATTTATTTTTTAAAGGATAACTAGTTTTTCAAATTTTTCAGTTTGCTTATTGGTTAACGTAGATTTAACTGTAATCTTATATACATATACACCTTTTCCTATTTTATCTCCAAAATCATCCCTACCATCCCATACAATATCGCGAGAAAGGAAGCCATCGGTGTTAATAATTTGATTTTTGGTCCACACCACTTTTCCAGTTACAGTAAATACCTGAACCTGCACTTCCAAAGGTTCAAAAGGCCGGTTATGATTAAACCAGAACTCGGTATAGTTAACAAATGGGTTAGGGTAGTTTAATACTTTTGTAATTTTTAATTCATCATCTCCAGCCACTATAAATTGTATTTCAGATGTAGAAGAATTATTATATACATCCCAAGCTTTAAATGTTAAGGTGTGCAGTCCTTTCTCAAGATCCCGTAATTGGTAATTAGTGATTCCTTTGGTATAATCGTCTTTTTCTGCTTGATAATAATCATTCACCACTATTGGATTGGACTCATCACCATCTAAAATTGCAATCATATCGTGGCCAATACCACTAGCTGTATTAATACCGTTTTCATCTTCCAGTTTTGCAATGAGAATAGGAGAGGCATTTGTAACACCACCTGAAACAAAACTTTCATCATTCATAAACAAATTTACAGTTGGCCCTTGATTATCTTCAGGAGCATTTTCATTAATTCCTCCTATTTGCACCGAAAGATCGACTCCTGCTTGATCCTCCAAGGCATTATCTTCTTCAGTATAAAAATTGACACGTCCTGTTCCTACCGGTATTTGTATGTCTCTAGGCACGACAAATTCAAATTCAAAATTACCGTTAGCTACAGTTGCTTGTCCGTTGAAAAGGGTTTCGCCTAAGGTGGTAAAATCCAACACAAATCCTTGCGCATCGTTATCCAAAGTTTGTCGCTCCAATCGTTTATCAAAAACTTTTGCAGAAAGCACGCCATTATAATTAGTGAGCACATTGCCGTTTTCATCAACCACTTCACCGCCCATTTTTACCTTACCCAAGGCTTGCAATACATCTGGCGATTGACTTACAGGAACATCATTTATAGTGGTTAACCGTACGTTTTTCTTAGGAAAGGCTAATTGCATGGCCGGGTCACCTATATAGAAAACTACCCGGCGAAGGTTACTGCTTATATCATTTTTGGCAATTCGTAAAGCCTCTGCAGGGGTTTCGGGCACATTCAAACCATAACCAAATAAATGGGGTGCTAGTTTTTCATTAAATTCAACACCTAAGAATAGTCCAATAGAACGGGTTGTGCTAACCAATGATATAGCCCCACCTTCTTTATTCCAATAGGTAAGTTCCCCGGCTGTTATACGCTGAGGATTATCAAATTTAGTGAATTGACATGTTATAGTAACAATACATGGATACCTGTCTTTGTTTTTTAAATTACTACCTAAATCTTTAGTGTAGATAAATTCATGTGCCAATCCATCTTCCCCGCCGTGGCCAAAATAGTTTACAATTAAAGCCCCTACTTCTATATTGTTTTTTATGTCTTCGTTTACCTGCGGATATCGATCGCCTCCAGAAGAGGATTGTTGTTGATATGCATCAATATGAATTTTCTTTACATTGATAAACGGCTTTTCAGCTGAAATTTGATCCCCCAATGCATCCAACTCGATTTCAAGCTCTTCTTCTCCAGATTTATCCACGTCATCTGAAATCAGCATAAAATTATTTCGCCAGTTCCCGTATGATTCCTTTGAAGAATACGCTATAACTTTATCTACCAAAGTATTGGCTAAGCTAACCTCATCGGCCAATATCCTACCCACGGCAATATCAAGTCTGTCAATATCCGTAAGACCTTCACCTAAAGCATTTAAAGTCTTTCCACCTATGGTACCTTCATTTGCATCCATGTTTCCGAAAAAATCATCACTCATAAAGGAAGTTACATCACTGGTACTTGAAAGGGTATGAAAAGTCGGCACAATGTTATTATTGCCTGATAGTCGGTTTTTGTAATCTACTGATGTATCACCAAAAAGACAAAGGTATTTTATTCGTTTATCGGATGAGGAAGCATTATTGTATATATACCGAACAAAATTTCTTATAGCGCCAATATCTTGTTTCCCAGAACTGAACTCTTCATATATTTTATCTGTGGTTACCACTTTTACATTGAGACCATATAAATTTTTGTTGTGATTAGCAAGGCGCAGTGCAGGTTGCAATAAAAAAGGAGCTGTGACAATCAAGTAATCTACATCTTGAAAGGAACCAGACTCCCCGTTAAATACCGAGCCCTTTAGATTTTGGTTAAACACCCTTGGTTGGTTTATTTTTACTGGGGTATTGTAATCATTTGTATGTACGGCTACATACTTGCGAGCTGTTCCTAATATTGCTTTAAAAGCAAGATTTGATGCATTGTTTTCGTTTTGTTTTTCCGAAATAGAGCCCGGATTGGTAACATCCCATATTTCGCTTATCTGTGCTGTATTGCTTACCTGATACTCCCCTATTCCACTTAGGTTAGAAGCTTGTTTATAAGTAAAAGTAAGTTGTTTATCGGTAACAGATAGCTGGCGGGTTGCCTCTACACTTACATAGTCTAAATAACCAACACTAGATGGATTTCCTGCATTATTATAGGAAAGATCCACAGTAACAGTTTCTCCAGCAACAGGAATTTGTCCTTGAGCTTTGCTTAATTCTCTAACGGATAAAACGATACTTTCACCTGTGAGCGCGCTAAAAGTTAAGGGGTTTAAACTGGTTCCATTTATTGAAACGGCCAGCGATGTAGCTGTTTCCGAAACAGCACCCGCTCTAACAGCCACCTGCATACTTGTTGACGGAACTATATTCGGGAAAGTAAACTCGTAGGTTTGTTCACTTTCAAAATCAAAACGATTCCCAAACCAGCGTCTTCCAACTTTTCCAGGAGAATATTCGTCTAGTTCGTGAAATTGGTAGTCTTGAAATGAAGTAATGGTAGTTGTAGGCGCTCCAGATGGCTCTATCATGGCCTGTACTCGTTTTCCAGTACCACCATCAGCAGTAATGTAATAATAGGAGTCGTCGCTATATGGATTTAAATTAGTTTGGTTTTCAGGATCATAACCTTTCGTGCTTGTTCCATAAAAGAGAATATAGTCACCATTATCAAAAGAACCATCTTCCCCTCCAATTACCTTTATAGATGTTTCAGGGAGATCAAATTCAGTATTTAAAGAGTTAAGTAAAGGTAGCGGCTTACCACCATGACCATATATTTTTAGGTTTTGAGGGTTTATATTACTAGTGTTTATTCCTAAATCCTCCAAAAAAGATTTATCAATACGGTGTATGCCGTTTTCTTCTACTTTAAACTTAAACCAGTCACCGGTTGCTAATACCGAATTGGTTATAGGCATCCTAAAATTACCCATTCTATTTTGTGCTTTCTTTTTATAAGAAACAGAAAATGATTTTACCTTTCGCAATAGCCCGTTCACCTTTACTACAGGTGATAAAGAAACCGAAGTATAAATTATGTCCCGCGCCTTACTACTATGAATGGAGTAAGTGAGCTTTTCTGGAACTAGATCCTTATTTATTTTTTGAAGCTCTTGCGTTGTTAACGCTCCGTAGGATACATTGGATATTTCAATAGAACTTTCATCAGCAAAACCTGTGTCTTTCCATTGGTTTTGATAAATCAATTGGTCCTCATTAATAGTAAGCCTAAGGTGATCAAAATTGTCTTTTTTTAAGGCACTTTTATCATTTATAGCCGATACAGAGCTAGATGCTTTTCGGGTATCACCCCATTGTATTGTAATATTCTTGGTTTGTGCCAACAATAAAAACGGCAATAAAACAATTGAAATAAGAAGTATTGTTTTTTTCATCATAATCAATAACGCGTCAAATATACACTTAGTATGGGTTCTTTTTTAAAGTTTTCAGTATTTTACATTTTAAGTAATAATAACAAAAAAACTACGTTTGTACACAAGTTAGTAGGCAATGGTCCATAAAACTAACGAATCAATAATAATAAAATATTATTGATATTATCCCGTTAATTATTATATTGCAAACCCAATTTTATTCATAAATCTAACTATGAACATAAACAAAACCTTAGCATTACGTCTATTTATAGCATTGATTACAACTAGTTTACTTATAAGTTGTAACAATTCTAGGGACTATAAAGACAGTTCCCGTGCAACTGGTTGGAAGATGAACGCCAAAGAAGGTGGTTTTAAATACAACCCTAAAGCCAAGGAACAAGAAACTGGTCCCGGTCTTATATTTATTGAAGGGGGTACCTTTACCATGGGTAGAGTACAAGACGACCCAATGCACGATTGGAATAACACTCCAAACCAACAGCACGTTCAATCCTTTTACATGGACGAGACCGAAGTTACCAACCTTATGTACCTCGAATATTTAGATTGGTTAAAAAGTGTTTTTCCTCCTTCTGACGAAAATTACCGTCAAATATACGAAGGTGCTTTACCAGACACCTTAGTATGGAGAAACCGATTAGGGTACAATGAAGTTATGACCAATAATTACTTACGCCACCCCGCTTATGCAAATTATCCGGTAGTAGGAGTTAGTTGGATTCAAGCTGTGGAGTTCAGTAAATGGAGAACAGACCGTGTTAACGAATTTATTCTAGAAGAAGAAGGCTATACGGCAAGAGGTGCCCGTTATGATGTTGAGCCAGGCGAAACCTTCAGCACACAAACATACCTAAATGCCCCAACCAAAACATATGGTGGAAAAGATTCCATTACTAGAGGTGGAAGCCAATCAGAACGAATAGCAGAACGAAGCGAAGACAGCACCAACTTGTACGTACAACGTAAAGATGGATTACTGTTACCTGGCTATCGTTTACCTACTGAAGCTGAATGGGAATACGCCGCTCTTGGATTAGTGGGACTTAGAAACTACAATGTTTACCGAGGCCGAAAAAAATATCCTTGGGATGGACAATATACACGTTCTGACAAAAGAAGAAGTCGTGGTGACCAATTAGCCAACTTTAAACAAGGCGATGGTGATTATGGTGGAATTGCAGGATGGAGTGATGATGGCGCCGATATAACAGCCGAAGTAAAGTCGTACGAAGCTAATGATTTTGGCTTATATGATATGGCAGGAAACGTAGCCGAATGGGTTGCCGATGTATACCGCCCAATTGTTGACGATGAATTTAATGATTTTAACTACTATCGTGGAAACGTATATACCAAAAACGCAATAGGTGAAGATGGAAAGGTTAAAATAGTAACATCAGACTCTATTGTATATGATACATTAAGTAATGGTAGGATTGTTGCTAGAAATCTGCCCGGCGAAATTTTACAAGTACCCGTGGGCGAAGAAGAAACATACCAACGAACTAACTTCTCAGAAAGTGACAACCGTGATTTTAGAGATGGAGACAAACGATCTTCTCGCAGATATCAATCTTTTGCAGATGAATTTAGCACTGACGATGAAAATGAAGAAAACCGGATGTATAATTCACCTAAAAATCGCGTGCTTACTGATAGTACCGGTCAAGTTGACATGCAATACG comes from the Marixanthomonas ophiurae genome and includes:
- a CDS encoding pyruvate dehydrogenase complex dihydrolipoamide acetyltransferase, with protein sequence MAEVINMPRLSDTMEEGTVAKWLVSKGDKVEEGDILAEIETDKATMEFESFHEGTLLHIGIEEGETAEVDKLLAIIGEEGEDISGLINGGGESKDDSDDASEEGNEEKPKDEDSDDDSEENDEKSEGKDDSKKSKKKNSEEKNDDTEEDESDEDISGKFNIPEGVEVITMPRLSDTMEEGTVATWLKQEGDKVEEGDILAEIETDKATMEFESFYSGTLLKIGIEEGDTAKVDALLAIVGPEGTDVSEVMKNFKKGGDSSKDKKKETKKGDASTSKDKSEDKEDKKEKASKDTSKNKSEEKSKSSDKKQSGQATKDGGRIFVSPLAKKLAEEKGINLNQVQGSGDHGRIVKKDIENYQPGVGAQAYTPVGQEEFEEVKNSQMRKTIAKRLGESKFTAPHYYLTVELDMDNAISARTAINSDPDVKISYNDMIIKACAMALRKHPQVNTQWHGDTTKIAKHIHIGVAVAVDEGLLVPVLKFADQMSFSQIGGNVKELAGKARNKKISPDEMQGSTFTVSNLGMFGIKEFTSIINQPNSAILSVGAIVQKPVVKNGAIAVGNTMTVTLACDHRTVDGATGAKFLETVRKYIENPVTMFV
- the pdhA gene encoding pyruvate dehydrogenase (acetyl-transferring) E1 component subunit alpha produces the protein MKKITKKTYLDWYENMFFWRKFEDKLAQVYIKQKVRGFLHLYNGQEAVLAGALHAMDLKKDRMITAYRNHVQPIGMGVDPKKVMAELYGKKTGTSQGLGGSMHIFSKEHRFYGGHGIVGGQIPLGAGLAFADKYFERDNVTLTYMGDGAVRQGSLHEAFNLAMLWKLPVVFICENNGYAMGTSVARTANHTDIWKLGLGYEMPCKPVDGMKPEVIAKEMDEAIDRARRGDGPTFLEVRTYRYRGHSMSDAQHYRTKDEVKKKQEEDPISYVLHKIYEEKWATEDEIKEVNKKVKDRVKECEKFAEDSDYPDKNVMYDVVYEQEDYPFLPHKL
- the cdd gene encoding cytidine deaminase; this encodes MKKHTIEINLEVYDSVSELPQEIQNLMNKAQQAREDAYAPYSRFRVGAALELNSGEIVIGNNQENAAFPSGLCAERVAIYQAGATHPNGSIKTMAITARSLQHKVTKPIPPCGACRQAIAEYEIKQESPIAIYFMGETGKVAKANSIADLLPLLFDKSYL
- the porV gene encoding type IX secretion system outer membrane channel protein PorV produces the protein MKKIFLPFLIVLLSYNAVAQDEDVTTQRVITTGVPFLLISGDARSAGMGDIGVTTSADAFSQQWNPAKYAFAISKQGIGVTYTPYLSKLVNDIFLGNITYYNRLNERSAVGASFRYFSNGEIELRETADQEPLLVKPNELMFDVSYSLRLSDRFSMGIAGRYIRSDLKLQTSVADANAANTFAVDVAGYYQSEEIPYNDFDGRWRGGFNFSNIGPKLKYDESGQENNLPTNLALGGGFDFILDEYNKIGVSAEVNKLLVPTPSDSNDDGVIDREDDYYNESFFSGIFSSFGDAPDGFSEELKEFTWALGAEYWYQDVFAFRLGYFNESEDKGFRKFLSLGAGFKYTAINIDISYLFSTSKVRSPLEGTLRFGLTFNFGDEYDEY
- the porU gene encoding type IX secretion system sortase PorU produces the protein MMKKTILLISIVLLPFLLLAQTKNITIQWGDTRKASSSVSAINDKSALKKDNFDHLRLTINEDQLIYQNQWKDTGFADESSIEISNVSYGALTTQELQKINKDLVPEKLTYSIHSSKARDIIYTSVSLSPVVKVNGLLRKVKSFSVSYKKKAQNRMGNFRMPITNSVLATGDWFKFKVEENGIHRIDKSFLEDLGINTSNINPQNLKIYGHGGKPLPLLNSLNTEFDLPETSIKVIGGEDGSFDNGDYILFYGTSTKGYDPENQTNLNPYSDDSYYYITADGGTGKRVQAMIEPSGAPTTTITSFQDYQFHELDEYSPGKVGRRWFGNRFDFESEQTYEFTFPNIVPSTSMQVAVRAGAVSETATSLAVSINGTSLNPLTFSALTGESIVLSVRELSKAQGQIPVAGETVTVDLSYNNAGNPSSVGYLDYVSVEATRQLSVTDKQLTFTYKQASNLSGIGEYQVSNTAQISEIWDVTNPGSISEKQNENNASNLAFKAILGTARKYVAVHTNDYNTPVKINQPRVFNQNLKGSVFNGESGSFQDVDYLIVTAPFLLQPALRLANHNKNLYGLNVKVVTTDKIYEEFSSGKQDIGAIRNFVRYIYNNASSSDKRIKYLCLFGDTSVDYKNRLSGNNNIVPTFHTLSSTSDVTSFMSDDFFGNMDANEGTIGGKTLNALGEGLTDIDRLDIAVGRILADEVSLANTLVDKVIAYSSKESYGNWRNNFMLISDDVDKSGEEELEIELDALGDQISAEKPFINVKKIHIDAYQQQSSSGGDRYPQVNEDIKNNIEVGALIVNYFGHGGEDGLAHEFIYTKDLGSNLKNKDRYPCIVTITCQFTKFDNPQRITAGELTYWNKEGGAISLVSTTRSIGLFLGVEFNEKLAPHLFGYGLNVPETPAEALRIAKNDISSNLRRVVFYIGDPAMQLAFPKKNVRLTTINDVPVSQSPDVLQALGKVKMGGEVVDENGNVLTNYNGVLSAKVFDKRLERQTLDNDAQGFVLDFTTLGETLFNGQATVANGNFEFEFVVPRDIQIPVGTGRVNFYTEEDNALEDQAGVDLSVQIGGINENAPEDNQGPTVNLFMNDESFVSGGVTNASPILIAKLEDENGINTASGIGHDMIAILDGDESNPIVVNDYYQAEKDDYTKGITNYQLRDLEKGLHTLTFKAWDVYNNSSTSEIQFIVAGDDELKITKVLNYPNPFVNYTEFWFNHNRPFEPLEVQVQVFTVTGKVVWTKNQIINTDGFLSRDIVWDGRDDFGDKIGKGVYVYKITVKSTLTNKQTEKFEKLVIL
- the gldJ gene encoding gliding motility lipoprotein GldJ, which encodes MNINKTLALRLFIALITTSLLISCNNSRDYKDSSRATGWKMNAKEGGFKYNPKAKEQETGPGLIFIEGGTFTMGRVQDDPMHDWNNTPNQQHVQSFYMDETEVTNLMYLEYLDWLKSVFPPSDENYRQIYEGALPDTLVWRNRLGYNEVMTNNYLRHPAYANYPVVGVSWIQAVEFSKWRTDRVNEFILEEEGYTARGARYDVEPGETFSTQTYLNAPTKTYGGKDSITRGGSQSERIAERSEDSTNLYVQRKDGLLLPGYRLPTEAEWEYAALGLVGLRNYNVYRGRKKYPWDGQYTRSDKRRSRGDQLANFKQGDGDYGGIAGWSDDGADITAEVKSYEANDFGLYDMAGNVAEWVADVYRPIVDDEFNDFNYYRGNVYTKNAIGEDGKVKIVTSDSIVYDTLSNGRIVARNLPGEILQVPVGEEETYQRTNFSESDNRDFRDGDKRSSRRYQSFADEFSTDDENEENRMYNSPKNRVLTDSTGQVDMQYDQSNRRTTLIDNEVRVYKGGSWRDRDYWLDPAQRRYFPQDMATDYIGFRCAMSRVGSKSKKGKRPRN